The region AAGAAAGCGCCGAGAAGAGCGAAGAGTAAGACCTTTCTGATGAAAGGCGGGCCCGTCAGGGCCCGCTTTTTTTGGTGACCACGCGGCCCAGGCTTGGAGTCTGCGTGTGCAGCATTCCGTTCGCACGGTTCTGGCCGGGGGAAACTGGTTCACTGGCCAAACGTTGGACTCAATTCATTGAACGTCCGTTCAAAGAATGGTAGCTTGCGTATATGACTGCACCTTCTGCCTCCCGTCTGTCCCTGGGCATTGTTGCCCTGGGCGCCTATACCCCCGAGCGCATCGTGCGCAACGAGGATTTTGAGGCGCGTATGGACACCAATGCCGCATGGATCGAGAGCCGCACCGGCATCCGTGAACGCCGCTTTGCCGCCGAGCACGAGTACACCTCCGACATGGGGGTGCGTGCGGTTCAGGACATGCTGCGGCGTGACCCGCAGGCCCTGACTGACGTGGACGCCATCATCTGTGCAACCGTCAGCCCCGACGCGCTGATGCCTTCTACGGCCGCATTGATCGGCATGCAGGTTGGTCTGGTCGGCGCGGCGGCCTTTGACCTGTCGACTGCCTGCAGCGGCTTTGTCTACGGCCTGAGCGTGGCGTCCGGGCTGATCCATGCCGGTACGGCCCGGCGGGTACTGGTCGTGGGCGCTGAAGTGCTGAGCAAGATTGTCGATCAGGATGACCGGGGCACCGCCATTCTGTTCGGCGATGGCGCCGGAGCTGCCGTTGTGGGCCCGGTGCCGGAGGGTTACGGCTTTCAGGACTTTG is a window of Deinococcus deserti VCD115 DNA encoding:
- a CDS encoding beta-ketoacyl-ACP synthase III, translated to MTAPSASRLSLGIVALGAYTPERIVRNEDFEARMDTNAAWIESRTGIRERRFAAEHEYTSDMGVRAVQDMLRRDPQALTDVDAIICATVSPDALMPSTAALIGMQVGLVGAAAFDLSTACSGFVYGLSVASGLIHAGTARRVLVVGAEVLSKIVDQDDRGTAILFGDGAGAAVVGPVPEGYGFQDFVLGADGNGGSSLYMRSVAKQLPGGFAMGDFTGMNGREVFKFAVRVLGDSGTQALEKSGLTTADVDWVIPHQANVRIIEAAMERFGLPMSKTIINLDRYGNTSSATVPLVLREGLDDGRIRDGQQLLLIAFGGGLSWVAGTMKWWGGAPSLQPDRAAEHSAGVQG